The proteins below are encoded in one region of Huiozyma naganishii CBS 8797 chromosome 7, complete genome:
- the MCM4 gene encoding MCM DNA helicase complex subunit MCM4 (similar to Saccharomyces cerevisiae CDC54 (YPR019W); ancestral locus Anc_8.122) — translation MSDQPESSPNNTNNNNAVSSSPAPATGSGSAQPQPSSPALFYASSSSQRDTYEQDSATRNSRQRVNSSFNNDGMSPFNYPSSQSNTGQTPSSQRRNHSGRTPLGSSLGLPGIATRHSDIRSDSSLFQHGSSSRARMRRNDVQPSDLSSPRRFYSGLARSGDNAYSSSSDAPSESTEPMRIIWGTNISIQECATNFRNFLMSFKYGYRKKLDEREQFINQTTDEELYYVNMLNEMRDLGATNLNLDARNLLAFKQTEDLYHQLLNYPQEVISIMDQTIKDCMVSLVVDNRLDHNLDEIETKFYKVRPYNVGTQKGMRELNPNDIDKLISLKGLVLRATPVIPDMKVAFFKCNVCDHTVAVEIDRGVIQEPSRCERVDCNESNSMSLIHNRCSFADKQVIKLQETPDTVPDGQTPHSVSLCVYDELVDSCRAGDRIEVTGTFRSIPIRANSRQRVLKSLYKTYVDVVHVKKVSDKRLDVDTSTVEQELLQNKMNNNEIEETRQVSDQDIAKIRNVAAREDCYDLLSRSIAPSIFELDDVKKGILLQLFGGANKTFKKGGRYRGDVNILLCGDPSTSKSQILQYVHKIAPRGVYTSGKGSSAVGLTAYVTRDVDTKQLVLESGALVLSDGGICCIDEFDKMSDSTRSVLHEVMEQQTISIAKAGIITTLNARASILASANPIGSRYNPHLPVTENIDLPPPLLSRFDLVYLILDKVDEATDRELAKHLTSMYLEDRPTHVSTDDILPIEFLTMYINYAKENIHPVINDAAKNELVRAYVGMRKMGDDSRSDEKRITATTRQLESMIRLAEAHAKMRLSQTVDLVDVQEAVRLIRTAIKDYATDPKTGKIDMNLIQTGKSVVQRKLQEDLTREVLRVLTEHTSDSMSFSELMRQINEHAQDKVDSGDISEALSRLQQEDKVIVLGEGVRRSVRLNNRVI, via the coding sequence ATGTCTGACCAGCCAGAGTCGTCTCCTAACAACacgaacaacaacaatgcTGTGAGCTCGTCGCCCGCTCCTGCGACAGGGTCGGGTTCCGCTCAACCTCAACCCTCTTCACCTGCACTGTTTTACGCCTCTTCGTCATCTCAGCGGGACACCTACGAACAAGATAGCGCTACTAGAAATAGCAGACAACGAGTGAACTCGTCGTTCAATAATGATGGCATGTCTCCTTTCAATTACCCATCTTCGCAATCCAATACCGGTCAAACACCTAGCTCACAGAGAAGAAACCATAGCGGTAGAACCCCACTAGGATCTTCTCTTGGCCTACCAGGAATTGCGACGAGACATTCTGATATTCGGAGCGACTCGTCTTTGTTTCAGCACGGCTCTTCATCAAGGGCTAGAATGAGAAGAAATGACGTGCAACCTTCTGACCTGTCTTCGCCAAGAAGATTTTATTCAGGGCTGGCAAGATCTGGCGACAATGCATACTCGTCCTCTTCGGACGCTCCTTCAGAATCGACGGAGCCAATGAGAATTATTTGGGGTACTAACATCAGCATCCAAGAGTGTGCCACCAATTTTCgcaattttttgatgtcCTTCAAGTATGGTTACCGTAAGAAACTTGATGAAAGGGAACAATTCATCAATCAAACGACAGACGAAGAACTATACTACGTTAATATGCTAAATGAAATGCGAGATCTTGGTGCCACTAATCTGAATTTGGATGCGCGAAACCTTTTGGCGTTCAAGCAGACAGAAGACCTATACCACCAGCTTTTGAACTATCCACAAGAAGTCATTTCGATTATGGATCAAACGATTAAAGACTGTATGGTCTCACTTGTTGTTGACAATCGACTGGACCACAATTTGGATGAAATCGAAACCAAATTTTATAAAGTGAGACCTTACAACGTGGGAACCCAAAAAGGTATGCGTGAGTTAAATCCTAACGATATCGATAAGTTGATCAGTTTAAAGGGTTTAGTTCTCAGAGCCACCCCTGTTATACCGGACATGAAGGTTGCGTTTTTCAAGTGCAATGTTTGCGACCATACGGTTGCTGTAGAGATCGATAGAGGTGTCATCCAAGAGCCATCCCGGTGTGAACGTGTCGACTGTAACGAATCCAACTCTATGTCATTAATCCATAACAGGTGCTCGTTTGCCGACAAACAGGTCATCAAGTTACAAGAGACACCCGACACAGTCCCGGACGGTCAAACGCCACATTCTGTCTCGCTGTGTGTTTACGACGAGTTGGTCGATTCTTGTCGTGCTGGTGACAGGATTGAGGTTACAGGTACCTTCAGGTCTATCCCTATCAGAGCGAACTCCAGACAAAGAGTGCTGAAGTCTTTATACAAGACATACGTTGACGTGGTGCATGTGAAAAAGGTATCTGACAAAAGACTGGATGTTGACACATCGACTGTGGAACAGGAGCtacttcaaaacaaaatgaaCAACAATGAGATCGAGGAAACGAGACAGGTTTCGGATCAAGACATTGCCAAGATTCGCAACGTTGCCGCAAGAGAGGACTGTTACGACTTACTGTCGAGATCTATTGCCCCCAGTATCTTCGAATTGGACGACGTGAAAAAAGGTATCCTACTACAACTATTCGGGGGTGCCAACaaaaccttcaaaaaggGAGGGAGGTACAGAGGCGATGTCAATATTCTTCTATGTGGTGACCCGTCGACATCGAAGTCACAGATTTTGCAGTATGTCCACAAGATTGCCCCCCGTGGTGTATACACCTCCGGTAAGGGTTCGTCAGCAGTCGGTTTGACTGCTTACGTCACGAGAGATGTGGATACGAAACAGCTGGTCCTGGAGAGTGGTGCCTTAGTACTGTCTGACGGTGGTATATGTTGTATTgatgaatttgacaagatGAGTGATTCCACTAGGTCTGTGCTGCACGAGGTAATGGAGCAGCAGACAATCTCTATTGCGAAAGCTGGTATCATCACCACTTTGAATGCGAGGGCGTCTATCCTGGCCAGTGCTAACCCGATCGGGTCACGTTACAATCCACACTTACCAGTGACAGAAAACATCGACTTACCACCACCTTTGCTTTCCAGGTTTGATCTTGTGTATCTAATTTTGGATAAAGTGGATGAAGCCACTGACAGAGAGCTAGCGAAACATTTGACGAGCATGTACTTGGAAGACAGACCCACGCACGTTTCGACGGATGATATATTACCCATAGAGTTTTTGACAATGTACATCAACTACGCGAAGGAGAACATACATCCCGTGATTAACGATGCAGCGAAGAATGAGCTGGTGAGAGCTTACGTCGGGATGAGAAAGATGGGCGACGATTCGCGGTCCGACGAGAAGAGGATCACCGCGACGACGAGACAACTGGAAAGTATGATCCGTTTGGCTGAGGCGCACGCGAAGATGCGTCTTTCCCAGACTGTCGATCTGGTGGACGTACAAGAGGCTGTGAGACTGATCAGAACTGCGATCAAGGACTACGCTACGGACCCCAAAACTGGGAAGATTGATATGAACCTTATTCAGACTGGGAAGTCCGTGGTCCAGCGTAAGCTGCAAGAGGACCTCACGAGAGAGGTCTTGAGAGTGTTGACAGAGCACACGTCGGACTCGATGAGTTTCAGCGAGCTGATGCGGCAGATCAACGAACACGCGCAAGATAAAGTCGACTCCGGGGACATCTCGGAGGCTCTTTCGAGACTGCAGCAGGAGGACAAGGTCATTGTCCTCGGCGAAGGTGTGCGGAGGTCTGTTCGTCTCAACAACCGTGTCATATGA
- the HSP12 gene encoding lipid-binding protein HSP12 (similar to Saccharomyces cerevisiae HSP12 (YFL014W); ancestral locus Anc_8.62): MSDAGRKGFTEKAKESIKPDSQKGYLEKGKEYATDAADKVGSAMQPEKDKGVAQGVSDAAGEGKDKAKAETTGESMGEQAKEYLDSAKKGLNDAVEYVSNKVYGGSEEPPKK; this comes from the coding sequence ATGTCTGACGCAGGAAGAAAGGGATTCACCGAGAAGGCCAAGGAGTCGATCAAGCCAGACTCTCAGAAGGGATACTTGGAGAAGGGTAAAGAGTACGCCACTGACGCGGCTGACAAAGTCGGCAGTGCCATGCAACCAGAGAAGGACAAGGGTGTAGCACAGGGTGTATCGGATGCTGCTGGCGAGGGGAAAGATAAGGCCAAGGCGGAAACTACGGGGGAGTCCATGGGTGAACAGGCAAAGGAGTATTTGGACTCTGCTAAGAAGGGGCTGAACGATGCTGTGGAGTACGTCTCCAACAAAGTCTACGGCGGTTCTGAGGAACCCCCAAAGAAGTGA
- the MDJ1 gene encoding Mdj1p (similar to Saccharomyces cerevisiae MDJ1 (YFL016C); ancestral locus Anc_8.61): MFGLQCSPVRACALLARTHPRLFHASRTLRQTIKDPYGVLGVKSSASQGEIKKAYYKLAKQYHPDINKEAGAEKKFHDLQNAYEILSDESKRKQFDQFGPAAFGAGAGAGGPGSGYPQGQGFNPFASYTSSSSSPFGDFGGINFEDLFGAAFSGSGGAGGAKAGGAGASRNPFSSSGYRQYKGDSVHVSYNMSFKDAVFGKSGVKLKFNVFDPCDTCSGSGIKKGASRHQCPGCQGSGTKIHVRGGFQMMSTCNECQGEGTTVNSSDLCGACHGEGVHFHRGKEITVDLPHGLQDGDVIRIPGQGSYPEVALDPSLAGSVKLTRGDVLVNVRVEEDPTFTIRDKSDIWYTMEIPITTAALGGTVQVPTVDGSHIRLKVAPGTQSGDVITVPNMGVPRSNLTRSRGAMKVQYRIVIKKPSSEVEKCLWEALADVKNDTTARRSVDRSDFKFMRGKDQGGEGPTREQGKEASGSNPDEPSALGRLENFITNAFKKIKGGKSQ; this comes from the coding sequence ATGTTTGGGTTGCAGTGTAGTCCGGTTCGTGCGTGTGCCCTTTTGGCAAGGACGCACCCTCGTCTGTTCCATGCCTCAAGGACACTGAGGCAGACTATCAAGGATCCCTATGGGGTGCTCGGTGTGAAGAGTTCCGCATCTCAGggagagatcaagaaggcgTACTATAAACTGGCGAAGCAGTACCACCCAGATATAAACAAGGAGGCCGGGGCGGAGAAGAAGTTTCACGATTTGCAGAACGCGTACGAGATTCTAAGTGATGAGtccaagaggaaacagtTTGATCAGTTTGGTCCTGCTGCGTTTGGTGCCGGCGCGGGTGCGGGGGGCCCTGGGAGTGGCTACCCCCAGGGGCAAGGGTTCAACCCGTTTGCTAGTTACActtcctcgtcgtcgtcgccgtTTGGTGATTTTGGCGGGATCAATTTCGAAGATCTCTTTGGTGCTGCGTTCAGTGGGAGTGGTGGCGCTGGCGGTGCTAAGGCAGGCGGCGCTGGTGCTTCCCGCAATCCGTTCTCCTCGTCAGGGTACAGACAGTACAAGGGGGACTCCGTCCACGTGTCGTACAACATGTCCTTCAAAGACGCAGTGTTCGGGAAGTCCGGTGtgaaattgaagttcaacGTCTTCGACCCATGTGACACATGCAGTGGCAGTGGGATCAAGAAGGGCGCCTCGAGACACCAGTGTCCCGGGTGCCAGGGGTCGGGGACCAAGATCCATGTCCGCGGCGGGTTCCAAATGATGTCCACTTGTAACGAGTGTCAAGGTGAGGGCACCACCGTGAACAGTTCAGACCTGTGTGGGGCCTGCCATGGGGAGGGGGTCCATTTCCACAGGGGGAAAGAGATCACCGTCGACTTACCCCATGGGTTGCAAGATGGAGACGTCATCAGGATACCTGGGCAAGGGTCGTACCCTGAAGTGGCCCTGGACCCGTCACTCGCTGGGTCAGTGAAGTTGACTAGGGGCGACGTGCTCGTTAACGTCCGCGTAGAGGAGGACCCGACGTTCACCATTAGAGACAAGTCAGATATATGGTACACCATGGAGATCCCGATCACGACGGCAGCGTTGGGGGGGACAGTACAGGTGCCCACCGTGGACGGGTCTCATATCCGTTTGAAAGTCGCTCCGGGGACACAGAGCGGCGACGTCATCACGGTGCCCAATATGGGGGTCCCGCGTAGCAACCTCACGCGGTCTAGGGGCGCAATGAAGGTGCAGTACCGCATTGTCATCAAAAAACCATCGTCAGAGGTGGAGAAGTGTCTGTGGGAGGCGTTGGCGGATGTGAAGAACGACACTACGGCAAGACGGTCAGTGGATAGATCGGATTTCAAGTTCATGAGGGGCAAGGATCAAGGCGGTGAGGGCCCCACACGGGAGCAGGGGAAGGAGGCTTCCGGGTCCAACCCAGATGAACCCAGCGCGTTGGGACGTCTAGAAAACTTCATCACCAACGCattcaagaaaataaagGGCGGAAAGAGTCAGTAA
- the KNAG0G01140 gene encoding C2H2-type zinc finger protein (similar to Saccharomyces cerevisiae YPR015C; ancestral locus Anc_8.117): MNTVIQYHQQNNLTKSVPPVSSLSSPLNQIMGKHNSTSSASRFTIIKDNAKKVPRSKLAGQKINKMAKGTKGSDKEHIILPPISSLINDDSTNTNSMETKAGRRKSDSSAASNTTRSISSSTLLNATDSKTFNGSSPNVSASASYGSTSFRPTTSYNTNTSVHPYGGDSNLMITPALSAAPSWSRQDMHQSLQQQQQQQQQSYIYTTASQQQQQQPYYNGEKYPHIAPLNYYMPPMNNASDTDRSLNGNNANMVQGSIPSPMGTPLSSPGQMGLLPREQPSGPLQQRQPQEQQGFYYVYTDPAASNLSAQQRVVSQQQRQQQHHILQQQFTNYSNPEQMQYAPNGAPFVYATGPLLPQGQSMQQMPNGNPQNQLSMAPPQQQNIGCGSTADHSPNLQPSGMGGAMQMMPNSNAYRNTYSPVNVQTSNVNPSVFDPNIPTPAKIQSNLTLATKLRKQCPVCGKICSRPSTLKTHYMIHTGDTPFKCPWEGCNKSFNVKSNMFRHLKSHKRKLEQRQLQKS, encoded by the coding sequence ATGAATACGGTTATCCAATACCACCAACAAAATAATCTGACTAAGAGTGTCCCGCCAGTTTCATCTTTATCCTCTCCACTGAATCAAATAATGGGTAAACACAACAGCACATCGTCAGCATCGCGGTTCACTATCATTAAAGACAATGCTAAAAAAGTTCCAAGATCCAAGCTTGCAGGTCAGAAGATTAACAAAATGGCCAAGGGCACGAAAGGGAGTGATAAAGAACACATTATCCTGCCACCAATATCGTCGTTGATAAACGATGATTCGACGAATACAAACAGCATGGAGACAAAGGCAGGCAGGAGAAAATCAGACAGCAGTGCAGCGTCGAATACAACCCGCTCAATCAGTAGCAGTACTCTTCTTAATGCGACTGACTCGAAGACTTTCAATGGGTCCTCCCCAAATGTTTCTGCTAGTGCATCATACGGTTCCACGTCATTTAGACCAACGACTAGCTATAATACTAATACCAGTGTACATCCTTATGGAGGTGATTCGAATCTTATGATCACGCCTGCATTGTCAGCTGCACCATCTTGGTCTCGTCAAGACATGCACCAATCATtacagcaacagcagcagcagcagcaacaatCTTACATTTATACAACTGCatcacaacaacagcaacaacaaccgtACTACAATGGAGAAAAATATCCGCACATTGCACCACTAAACTACTATATGCCCCCAATGAACAATGCCAGTGACACTGACAGATCACTTAACGGCAACAATGCCAATATGGTACAGGGTTCTATACCATCACCAATGGGTACGCCTCTGTCAAGTCCTGGACAGATGGGCCTACTACCCAGAGAACAACCATCGGGTCCGCTACAACAACGGCAACCACAAGAGCAGCAAGGGTTCTACTACGTGTATACGGATCCTGCTGCTTCCAATTTGTCTGCACAGCAAAGAGTAGTCtcacaacagcagcgacagcagcagcaccatATATTGCAACAGCAATTTACAAATTACTCGAATCCGGAGCAAATGCAGTACGCTCCCAACGGAGCTCCGTTTGTCTACGCGACTGGTCCACTTCTACCACAGGGGCAGTCAATGCAACAGATGCCCAATGGCAACCCTCAAAACCAGTTGTCAATGGCGCCACCTCAGCAACAGAATATTGGGTGTGGATCAACGGCCGACCACAGCCCGAATCTACAACCCAGTGGAATGGGCGGAGCAATGCAAATGATGCCTAACTCTAATGCATACAGAAACACATACAGTCCTGTCAACGTACAGACTTCCAATGTGAATCCATCAGTCTTCGATCCGAATATCCCTACTCCAGCAAAGATCCAATCGAACCTAACACTGGCTACAAAACTGAGAAAACAGTGTCCTGTTTGCGGTAAGATCTGTTCGAGACCGTCTACTTTGAAGACACACTACATGATACACACGGGCGACACCCCGTTCAAATGCCCATGGGAGGGCTGCAACAAGTCCTTCAACGTGAAGAGTAACATGTTCAGACATTTGAAAAGTCACAAGAGAAAATTGGAGCAAAGGCAACTTCAGAAGTCCTAA
- the RLF2 gene encoding Rlf2p (similar to Saccharomyces cerevisiae RLF2 (YPR018W); ancestral locus Anc_8.121) encodes MKTGEKGKPSKSKGILSFFQNVSSSTKLKTNKVKSAHCAERCTPEYNVVDLEENSDDSLREIKRTDTAEEVKKEPVEELSSRAIEVGNVDVKDGEGVDETGTQENVADEKPVDETKRMKALEKENDKRKREEAKKLKAEEKLRIKREAEEQQLKIKREKEAERIRLKQQREEEKLKLKQQKEEERLKLKKQREEEKLKLKQQKEEEKQKREAEKQRKEEQRKEKELARERAQSRIGSFFEKVRDSSSAKHEKSDYEKYFLPFFARYHVRMPTCAAISTLNAHELDSLLSPKIDQNDDHQLMEWLESKRTKRGHPIKYKAVSLLQQMTSKEKTDEELQQLLNLIPQKFIKFYENVRPPFVGTYSKDVVLPVNNPCSKENTGYNYDYDTDLEWVNEEAEDGDSADVENLESGEDDDDEDEEDDDESENEFDGFLDQEDTSGQSSKKKFIGPLIPTIHLLSQRDELHEEADRGYFDDVAVQYLIATMPFPINPLQSVSRAANGCTKRALEEGDGLPLGEASNLAEAKKPKSLITTQADLLMLFNEVNESTFSLSTVTEIAQKRLSSYSKQTIKNTVKEYAIRSSGKSDGDRKWQIKDIAHWEQLKQVNGA; translated from the coding sequence ATGAAGACGGGAGAAAAAGGGAAACCGTCAAAGAGTAAAGGGATTTTATcgttctttcaaaacgtcTCTTCAAGTACTAAGTTGAAGACCAATAAGGTGAAAAGTGCACACTGTGCAGAGAGATGTACACCGGAATATAATGTCGTTGACTTGGAGGAAAACAGTGACGATTCCCTCAGGGAGATTAAGAGAACAGATACAGCGGAGGaagtgaagaaagagcCTGTGGAAGAATTGAGTTCACGCGCCATTGAAGTGGGAAATGTTGATGTCAAAGATGGCGAGGGTGTTGACGAAACAGGTACTCAGGAAAATGTGGCTGATGAGAAGCCCGTGGACGAAACAAAGAGAATGAAGGCATTGGAGAAAGAGAATGATAAAAGGAAACGCGAGGAAGCTAAAAAACTGAAAGCAGAGGAGAAATTGAGAATTAAGCGGGAAGCAGAGGAGCAACAGCTCAAAATTAAGAGAGAGAAGGAGGCAGAAAGAATTAGGTTGAAGCAACAGAGGGAGGAAGAAAAGTTAAAGTTAAAACAAcaaaaggaggaggaaagactgaagttgaagaaacagagagaggaggaaaagCTCAAGCTCAAACAGcaaaaggaggaagagaaacagaagagagaggctgaaaaacaaagaaaggAAGAGCAAAGAAAGGAGAAAGAACTGGCTAGGGAAAGGGCTCAGTCTAGAATTGGTAGCTTTTTCGAGAAAGTACGAGACTCTTCTTCGGCCAAACACGAAAAATCCGATTACGAGAAATATTTCCTCCCATTTTTCGCTAGGTACCATGTAAGAATGCCCACATGCGCTGCGATATCGACCCTGAACGCACACGAACTGGATAGCCTTTTATCTCCTAAAATTGATCAGAATGATGACCACCAACTCATGGAATGGTTGGAATCAAAGCGTACAAAAAGAGGTCACCCGATCAAATACAAAGCTGTCTCCttacttcaacaaatgacctccaaggaaaaaactgaCGAGGAACTACAACAGCTGTTGAACTTAATCCCTCAGAAATTCATCAAGTTCTACGAGAATGTTCGCCCGCCATTCGTCGGGACTTACTCAAAGGACGTGGTTTTACCTGTGAACAACCCATGCAGTAAAGAGAATACAGGTTATAACTACGATTATGATACTGACTTGGAATGGGTTAATGAAGAGGCGGAAGACGGCGACTCAGCAGATGTGGAGAATTTGGAAAGTGGagaagacgatgatgacgaagacgaggaagacgatgatgaaagTGAAAACGAGTTCGATGGGTTTTTGGATCAAGAGGATACGTCTGGCCAGAGTtcgaaaaagaagtttATTGGGCCGCTGATACCAACGATTCATTTGCTTTCGCAAAGAGATGAACTACATGAGGAAGCGGATCGGGGCTATTTTGATGATGTCGCGGTCCAATATCTCATAGCAACCATGCCATTTCCTATAAACCCATTGCAGAGCGTCAGTCGAGCTGCCAATGGTTGCACCAAGAGGGCGTTGGAGGAAGGTGACGGTCTGCCACTTGGAGAGGCAAGTAACCTCGCAGAAgcaaagaaaccaaaaagCTTGATAACTACACAAGCGGACCTCCTTATGCTGTTCAATGAAGTCAATGAGAGCACTTTTTCATTGAGTACAGTCACGGAAATTGCCCAGAAACGTTTGTCTAGCTACAGCAAGCAGACGATAAAAAACACGGTGAAGGAGTACGCCATCCGATCTAGCGGTAAAAGCGACGGAGACAGGAAATGGCAAATCAAAGATATCGCTCATTGGGAACAATTAAAGCAAGTAAATGGAGCTTAG
- the IES1 gene encoding Ies1p (similar to Saccharomyces cerevisiae IES1 (YFL013C); ancestral locus Anc_8.64), with the protein MGRRVYDPIHDVFQEPVSSGSVNGGGAAGVVPMVGSQTVVQVQQPLSKPMTSSIILNSDFDEDGDTGGESTQSEDNTSMVTVRRVDPQRKRGPPPGHPPPSKRRQARETSKYNRHLKKPDGSFFSRRDVQYTFLRSLMDDKRALFTNIFKNHYSFLMVPGRSEEDPAVVNVTDWQFNARKFFMNEKLTFSQLYVLCLATSGKCSKVLREKLLTDPQVSFSTCLLAFLVNIGRLNTTINFYLEMTSQLRTFHSVPCLQLHNVDPKSLQDTPRLKSILKNLPLGNEPVVETGLRESVSESQVDHYNVVNMIFHICDNVTQVNQNLLTQGNIVTDASDFSCVNLFQVLDTETFTPETRRDVVLWLLYLHLETGLDKVSESFAPFGKGQQIELLVNRDPRVDEDPVDEYEFGLDQEVKRREFLKRINGKTQAQTPEPVPVPVEDVDVDDDEIKGEDDTVQEDTEEAVTMGPSAEDMHTRQVNRMIELDKNKPLELGDDDDGNNSTTVPQCKVVTDLLASHEYVRLHRRELGLVKVFNDYEDIPMASVIGIRGKKRKKYRDGLLGFETDYLRVFKHCKRVLLEEAQSGIGSDSGSGVFRL; encoded by the coding sequence ATGGGCAGACGAGTGTACGATCCCATACACGATGTGTTTCAGGAGCCTGTATCGAGTGGGTCTGTGAACGGGGGTGGGGCTGCTGGGGTGGTGCCGATGGTCGGATCGCAGACAGTGGTGCAAGTGCAGCAGCCGTTGTCGAAACCGATGACCAGTTCcattattttgaacagcGATTTCGATGAGGATGGTGATACCGGTGGGGAATCGACTCAGTCGGAGGATAACACTTCGATGGTGACTGTTCGTCGGGTTGATCCACAGCGTAAGAGGGGTCCTCCCCCTGGACACCCGCCCCCAAGCAAGAGGAGGCAGGCGCGAGAGACGAGCAAGTATAACAGgcatttgaagaaaccggATGGGTCCTTTTTCAGTAGGCGGGATGTACAGTACACTTTCCTGCGGAGTCTGATGGACGACAAGCGTGCCCTGTTCACCAACATATTCAAGAACCACTATTCGTTTCTGATGGTCCCAGGCCGTTCTGAGGAGGACCCAGCGGTGGTGAACGTGACAGATTGGCAATTCAACGCGAGGAAGTTCTTCATGAACGAGAAGTTGACCTTTTCGCAACTGTACGTGCTGTGTCTCGCCACGTCTGGGAAGTGTTCAAAAGTGTTACGGGAGAAGTTGTTGACGGACCCACAAGTATCCTTCTCGACATGTCTCCTTGCGTTCCTCGTGAACATCGGCCGGTTAAACACAACGATCAATTTTTACTTGGAGATGACGTCTCAATTGCGGACTTTCCACTCTGTGCCCTGTCTCCAGTTGCATAACGTGGACCCGAAATCGTTGCAGGACACACCGCGGTTGAAGTCGATCCTGAAGAACTTGCCCCTCGGTAACGAGCCTGTTGTTGAAACGGGCCTACGAGAGTCAGTATCGGAGTCTCAAGTGGACCACTACAATGTAGTGAACATGATCTTCCACATATGTGACAACGTGACGCAGGTGAACCAGAATCTGTTGACGCAAGGGAACATTGTGACTGACGCCTCTGATTTCTCCTGTGTGAATCTGTTCCAAGTGTTAGACACGGAGACTTTCACACCGGAGACGCGACGTGACGTTGTGTTATGGCTTCTGTATTTGCATTTGGAGACTGGTCTGGATAAAGTTTCTGAGTCCTTTGCGCCTTTTGGCAAGGGGCAGCAGATCGAACTGCTTGTGAACAGGGACCCTCGTGTCGATGAGGATCCTGTGGATGAGTACGAGTTTGGGCTGGACCAAGAGGTGAAGCGTCGGGAGTTCTTGAAGCGGATCAACGGGAAGACGCAAGCGCAGACGCCCGAGCCCGTGCCCGTGCCCGTGGAGGACGTTGATgttgacgacgatgagATCAAGGGAGAGGATGACACTGTACAGGAGGACACTGAAGAAGCGGTAACCATGGGCCCCAGTGCTGAGGACATGCACACTCGCCAAGTGAATCGGATGATTGAAttggacaagaacaaacCACTTGAACTTggagacgacgacgacggtAACAATAGTACCACTGTACCGCAGTGTAAAGTTGTGACTGATCTACTTGCTTCACACGAGTACGTTCGTTTACACAGACGAGAACTTGGACTTGTTAAAGTGTTTAACGATTACGAGGATATACCGATGGCCTCAGTGATTGGTATTAGGGGCAAGAAGCGGAAGAAGTACCGCGACGGCCTTCTTGGGTTTGAGACGGATTACCTTCGTGTATTCAAGCATTGCAAGCGAGTGTTATTAGAGGAGGCTCAATCCGGGATCGGATCAGACTCGGGGAGCGGTGTGTTCCGCCTATAA
- the ATP20 gene encoding F1F0 ATP synthase subunit g (similar to Saccharomyces cerevisiae ATP20 (YPR020W); ancestral locus Anc_8.123), with protein MLGRLQSNGGALVGRVVNMTTKAVNVSLYYGKVGAELSKQVYLKEKLQPPSWADFQSVYLKLYQSSLRLANSPKAAIDCLSQIPKNDLIKYGSIGVQLVGFYSVGEVIGRRKLVGYRTYNEPAGKAEH; from the coding sequence ATGCTTGGTAGACTACAGAGTAATGGGGGTGCGCTGGTTGGCAGGGTTGTTAATATGACGACGAAAGCTGTCAACGTTTCGTTGTACTACGGGAAGGTCGGAGCGGAGTTATCGAAGCAGGTGtatttgaaggagaagttgcagCCGCCGAGTTGGGCCGACTTTCAGAGTGTATATTTGAAGCTGTACCAGAGCTCGTTGCGGCTAGCGAACAGCCCCAAGGCGGCGATCGACTGTCTGTCGCAGATCCCAAAGAACGATTTGATAAAGTATGGCTCCATTGGTGTCCAGTTGGTTGGGTTTTACTCCGTCGGGGAGGTCATTGGCAGGAGGAAGCTGGTTGGGTACAGAACGTACAATGAGCCAGCTGGAAAGGCGGAGCATTGA